The genomic window cttgacgttgACACACGCTCATGTGTCCGTTCACATCATCTCCCATGTATGTAGAGACCATTTTGATAGCAAAATCATGAAAGTATAAATTTCTTCAAACCCAGAAAGACATCAATATTCACTTTTGCAGATTTTCCGATCTGCTTTCTTTGACTCAGTAACCATTATTATCATGTCTTAACATTAAATAAGCACTTTGAATGAAATTGGCAAATACGCTCCTACAATGAATGGGAAGCTATTAATAATTgttatcaacatttttttttttttttggtgataattGTTATCAACATCTGctcataaataaaattaattttgctcACAATTTATGcttgtttttttggttataagggagctgagaatcgaacccaAAATCtttaacatactacccaaaccatTATTTTATGGGTATGCTCCCCCTCGAACGGAAGTTTTTTCATCCAATTGTACAACCGTTGCTTGGTCTCAACGGGACACGCCGCCTGAACACCTTGTTGTTAGGAAGAATTTCGACACAAGGAGTCAGATCAAcaaccatcggctctgataccactgttgggtcacgAGGGGCAGCCGGatggatcatccacattggacTTAAGAACAACTGTACAAATGAGTTGTACATCACACTTTAACCAAAAACCTTAGGTGTTAgatttatgggtcctctcacttataaagtgttcaacttccatttttctaagcaatgtgatacttaactcacacttgtcACATTTTTGttctatgaattttttttcaatagaaAGTCAGTTTTGCTATATTGGTTTCTACTACTATTTGCTGATGTACTTTGAATTGATGTAACTTAGAGGTTTTTTGCTACTTTAAGCAATTACTTTCATTTGCAATAACAAGATCAAGCAAATTAAGAATAATGCAACACCTGTTCAACTTAGTTAGTAGCAATtgtattttcactttttttctttttctttttcatctcAGTGGCCATACTTGTATTTTCACATCTTTAGCTCATCTTCTGCATTTGTGGGATGATTCTTTAGCCAATTAACAAGATATGAGGGCTTCACGCTGTTCATGTTGATCTCTCTTTTTTGCGCCAATATATCATCAATTATTTTGTTGGACTTTTCATAAACTTTGGACAAAAATGTGTATATTTCATGATCTCCCGAAGATTTGTTGATCAAGTTAATCATTTGAGAACATAATTCATTGCATCACTTCACGAAATGGACTTTTAGACCTAATTCAACATGTTTCTTTGCCAATCTTGATTACTTGTCAACCTTGCATCTCTTGTCAATCTCTTTAGTATACAGTATTCCGGAATTAACTTAGAATATTCACGACTTTTAAAACTTTCAGAGCATGACTGAATAAGATTCCATGAGTGACCATCACAATAATTTGTAACAACAAACCTTCTTTCAACTCTTTTATGCAAATGTCTTGATATTCCTCTTGGAATTCCTCAAATTTTTTTGGAGTGTAAACATTTCCAACTTGTAGGAACATATACAAGCCTTCTTCATTTTTAATCTAGGCATTTGACTCATATTCCGTTTCTGACTCATTATTCCGTTTACCATTGACAACACTTTTAAAGTGTGTaaaaaattgtatcaaattTAAATCTAACTTCAAATAGTTTTTCAAATCAGCATTAAAACTTTCAATTAACTAAGTAGACCTCATACCTCAATAAATGTTTTGAGAAATAGCATTAGCCATTGCGGCATCTTGATAGAATTGTTTTAGGCTTTTCTCCACCCATTGTTTTAAGAATAGTTTCAAATAACCgttgaaaagaagaaattgtttatataacaatgttgcctaaaaaaaatgattgtttGCTTGTGATTATTAAGTCCTATAGATACTCCCAACAATAATCCTTATTTGTTTTGTATGTGGTATCAAAAATGATGACACCACCAAAATATTCATGTTTGTGCATCCgtccaaaatatatttgttatttgatCTATAACATGCATTTGAAAGTCATAAAAGAATGAGGGGTTTAAAACAACAATTTAAAACAACCTGAGCGTTTTAACACTTGAGTGGAGTTAAAGCTGGTAATAccatgacattttttttttaattatctggTTAGAGGAATTAAGTATagattaatagtttattttaagtattatttttaaaatataattttttgaaaaaaattgcgattttaactattttgatctttaataatgtatatttatgttatatgatgtcaaaattcgtgtttcaatttagaaaaagtaaatataaaataacttgtaatattttgaaaaatggttttataaaatctattttaaaaaatacaaagaaaaaaaatccattttttatcTATCGTTAGTTGGGtcaatggtgattgacgctaaaaTTAATATGGGGTGTCACGGTTCCATCcaccgcaactgcgatcgggagcagactgaaaccacttgatgcaagAACTGATCTCAAAACAGATTAAACCGGtaatgaggaaaaaaaaaatctattttttttttttaaacttaacATACTCATAGttacattattaaaaaaatatagtatttaatttctagtttttacaaatattaacaaataaaatttcagtcaTTTAAATGTTGGAGTTGTACCACCTCTCTTTACCTTTTTCTTGCTAAAACAAAAAGCTTGCACCTTTCAACTTCACTGCTTCATTGCTTCAAATGGTAGGGGTTCGAGGACAACCGACCTATGGTGGAAGCAAATCATGGGAGGAAGACATTTACTGGACCCATTTCCAGTTCATCCATTTCACACAATTTCTCCGCAATGATTTTCATCAACAACTTGTTAGTATTCTTCgtcattctttttcttttctttcacgttcaaaaatggaagaaaaattCAACCTTTATAAACTTATCATATTTGGGTGTTCAGTACATTTTCATGTTCATACTGTTTTTCAGTTCTTTTCAAGAAAGTTTTGAGCTTTTGGTTATGAATACTCTGTTAAAGTTTTCCTTTTTTTGCCATgctttttagattattttttaaaattcattttatatagcttaGGAACTGTGACATTAGCTATTAATCATATAAATCATGTACTTGAGATGATTAATGGTTGTTTCtcaagaaaataattatgtttagtTTTTAGGTATATGTATGTTGTGTGAACATTTCTTTGGCTTTTCAGCTGAATGTGTATAATCACAAatagaaaatttatattttaatttcaggCACTTCCCAAAGCATTTTCAAACAATGTAAAGAAGAAGTTGCCAGAAAATGTAACCCTTAGAGGTCCTAGTGGAGTTGTGTGGAATGTAGGGCTGACTACTAGAGACGATACCTTGTACTTCACGAACGGTTGGCAACAATTCGTGAAAGATCACTCTTTGAAAGAGAATGATTTCCTTGTCTTTAAATACAAGGGTGAATCACATTTTGAGGTTTTAATCTTTGATGGAGAAAGCTTATGTGAGAAAACAGCTTCTTATTTTGTCGGAAAATGTGGACATGCTCAAACTGAACAAGGGGGTAGCAAGGCAAAGGACACAAACACATGTGCTGAAGAAGTCATTAATACTGCTTCGAATGGTGGTGTAGAAACGTTATCAGGTGTACTTTTTGGAACTACCAATGGAAAGACTGGTAATGCTGGTGTCGAACCTGTTTCCCCTGAGAAATTAACGGCTGATGCACTCACTAAGACCACACCTATACAGGTTCCATTCCAACCAACTGGTAAAAGGACTGAGAAGCCTGTTAATGAAGTTATGCCTGTCCAGACTAAGAAGCGAGGAAGACCACCAAAAGCGGGTAATTCTTTTGAGAGAGCACATGATTTGGTGGCTTGTAACAAGCAACACTCAGGTAAAAATATGTTGCTCTTTTCCATTAACTTTTACTATATTAATTCTACATTATTTTGGAACTAAAACTTTCTGctgtcatattttttttttgtgctgcACATGCTTTGTTATGACGTTAAAAGCTTAAGAATATAACTCCATGTCCGTTGTGCAAACTAGTTTTTCCCCCGTTTATAATGGTCCTAACCATGATTATCAGCAGGTTACAATACATGTGAGTCGTATCTTCATTCGAAATGAAACTGAACGCAATTGTTATGGATCTCTAGTGTGTATCTATTTGGACATGAATCCCGTCTTGAATTCTGATTAACTATGATTGATTATGTTTAATTCTAATGAATCAGTAGCTAAACTTAGGGTAGCCCACCACTTTTTCGTTAAATTTGTTTAACCAACCCCTTTTCTTTTGTCATTCGATTTATGACAGCTTATACTTTTGTTATGTCACttgtttttacttaaaaatgacATACTTTATGacagtgttgtcaaatatcgGCCATGGCAACGCCATTGTGGGTTTATGGCTTTCCGCCATGCCCAATTTTGTGAAGAAAAGATTGTGATTTCCATTACTTTGCTTATAGCTCAAGCACACCGTTGCCTTTGATTTCCCTAGTAAACTGATGATTGTCTTGGAAAGAGCATTTTGCATTCAAATTCTTATATTTATGCCACAGCCCACAGCTTATCCTTTTATATAAAACTCATGATTGAATTGTTCAATTcctcacagcagcagctatCCTGAATAGAAGTGGGAATGAAGACGAGGAGGAAAAGATAGCCCAACCATTTACCTCCTCTTTTCCATATCTTGTTAAAATAATCAGAACGTGCAATGTCATTAGTTCACGTACTCTGGTGAGTTGTTCCCTTTTATGATTCTTAATTTACCTCCTAAATAATGTTGCTTTCTCTCTGCCCTTATCTTTTAAGTAACTTGTGTAGTGTTTCATCTGCTTGAGAACATGATCTAGTTGGAGTATATTAATTTTAACCCTATAACAGTATTTCTCCTTTTATGTATGGAGGATGGTAAACATTTCTGATGTATACATTACAAGTATAAGATGATCTCAATGAAAATTCCATCCATATTCTTGTTCTTGCACTTCAATGCATGTTGGAGTCATATTTCAATACTAAGGGTCTCTTTGGATAAACCACTTATTTGTTTGCTACTTATAGCACTAGCGCTTCTTATGATAAGCCCTTGCTTATAAgcttacataaattattttcatagcAAAAGAtagaataaagataaattatttttatatctgCTAtgagctattttcataagctatattggaaaacttatgaaaatgagctgaaatttttttatgaaaac from Trifolium pratense cultivar HEN17-A07 linkage group LG1, ARS_RC_1.1, whole genome shotgun sequence includes these protein-coding regions:
- the LOC123885982 gene encoding B3 domain-containing protein REM16-like isoform X2, whose product is MVGVRGQPTYGGSKSWEEDIYWTHFQFIHFTQFLRNDFHQQLALPKAFSNNVKKKLPENVTLRGPSGVVWNVGLTTRDDTLYFTNGWQQFVKDHSLKENDFLVFKYKGESHFEVLIFDGESLCEKTASYFVGKCGHAQTEQGGSKAKDTNTCAEEVINTASNGGVETLSGVLFGTTNGKTGNAGVEPVSPEKLTADALTKTTPIQVPFQPTGKRTEKPVNEVMPVQTKKRGRPPKAGNSFERAHDLVACNKQHSAAILNRSGNEDEEEKIAQPFTSSFPYLVKIIRTCNVISSRTLRIPYQFGAEHFPARRTEVKLRNSRGECWTVNSIPDGKGRGAHTFCGGWMAFVRDNDLKVGDACIFELVSNYVMQVYISGVGKEGFDHQNGHAKLNSV
- the LOC123885982 gene encoding B3 domain-containing protein REM16-like isoform X1; amino-acid sequence: MVGVRGQPTYGGSKSWEEDIYWTHFQFIHFTQFLRNDFHQQLALPKAFSNNVKKKLPENVTLRGPSGVVWNVGLTTRDDTLYFTNGWQQFVKDHSLKENDFLVFKYKGESHFEVLIFDGESLCEKTASYFVGKCGHAQTEQGGSKAKDTNTCAEEVINTASNGGVETLSGVLFGTTNGKTGNAGVEPVSPEKLTADALTKTTPIQVPFQPTGKRTEKPVNEVMPVQTKKRGRPPKAGNSFERAHDLVACNKQHSAAAILNRSGNEDEEEKIAQPFTSSFPYLVKIIRTCNVISSRTLRIPYQFGAEHFPARRTEVKLRNSRGECWTVNSIPDGKGRGAHTFCGGWMAFVRDNDLKVGDACIFELVSNYVMQVYISGVGKEGFDHQNGHAKLNSV